A single genomic interval of Geotrypetes seraphini chromosome 1, aGeoSer1.1, whole genome shotgun sequence harbors:
- the LOC117355677 gene encoding uncharacterized protein LOC117355677: MEVITSQRGREHWVNEGYRYRRDRVMADGSTSWRCVRRDCVGRRKRLVDGSSVEITAHVHAPNNARIEADRMMGDIRERAVATVERPRQIIHGTTAGTSLEAATLLPAYTSMQRTVNRKRNAGHLAMGNPRCIRDIQIPEPLQRSTRGEQLLLWDSGENDERRIFIFTTESNLEVLEQHGHWFMDGTFKVAPHLFVQVFTIHAFVDNRALPMVYVLLNSKREEDYERVLRKLLETRNTLAPLTILMDFERASLQAARTVFPNATVSGCLFHLGQSLWRRIQHEGLTASYRDEERVRMFTKMLLALSFVPVDDVAECFQTLEESRPDELTLVYDYWEDNYIGRLRPNGRRVPPFPIHLWNMRSRVEDGLPRTNNSVEGWHHAFQSSVACHHPTIFKLLEHIQREQDHTEQLLARFQAGNRAPPSSKSTYVRVTQRLTTLLPTYGQTPLFQYLRGIAHNLEL, encoded by the coding sequence ATGGAAGTAATAACTTCACAGCGTGGGAGAGAGCACTGGGTTAATGAGGGCTATCGATATCGGCGTGACCGAGTGATGGCAGACGGATCCACGTCCTGGAGGTGTGTGCGCCGTGACTGtgtgggaagaagaaagaggctcGTTGATGGATCTTCTGTTGAGATAACGGCGCATGTGCATGCACCCAACAATGCTAGAATTGAAGCTGATCGAATGATGGGAGACATACGTGAAAGAGCTGTGGCTACGGTTGAAAGGCCACGTCAGATCATTCATGGCACAACAGCTGGGACAAGTTTAGAAGCAGCTACATTATTGCCTGCATACACCTCCATGCAGAGAACAgttaatagaaagagaaatgcaggCCATCTAGCAATGGGTAATCCCAGGTGCATAAGAGACATACAAATTCCTGAGCCGCTACAAAGAAGCACACGTGGTGAACAATTACTGTTGTGGGATTCAGGTGAAAATGATGAAAGACGCATATTCATTTTCACTACAGAATCTAATCTTGAGGTGTTGGAGCAACATGGACATTGGTTCATGGATGGGACATTCAAAGTTGCCCCCCATTTGTTTGTCCAAGTCTTTACCATCCATGCATTTGTAGACAATCGTGCACTTCCCATGGTCTACGTGTTGTTGAACAGTAAAAGGGAGGAGGACTATGAACGTGTGTTGAGGAAACTGCTGGAAACCAGAAACACGTTGGCACCATTGACAATCTTGATGGACTTTGAGAGAGCAAGTCTGCAAGCTGCCCGCACTGTATTTCCCAATGCTACAGTTTCTGGCTGCCTGTTCCATCTGGGTCAATCATTGTGGCGCAGAATTCAACATGAGGGACTGACCGCCAGCTATAGAGATGAGGAGAGAGTAAGAATGTTCACCAAAATGCTGTTAGCATTAAGTTTTGTTCCTGTGGATGATGTTGCTGAGTGTTTCCAGACCTTGGAGGAGAGTCGACCAGATGAACTGACCCTGGTGTATGACTATTGGGAAGACAATTACATCGGGAGATTGCGGCCAAATGGGAGACGGGTGCCACCTTTTCCTATTCATCTGTGGAATATGCGCTCCCGTGTGGAAGATGGACTGCCTCGGACCAATAATTCCGTTGAAGGTTGGCACCATGCATTTCAATCCTCTGTTGCATGCCACCATCCAACCATCTTTAAACTCCTTGAACATATACAGCGTGAGCAAGATCACACAGAACAGTTGCTTGCTCGATTCCAGGCTGGTAACCGCGCACCACCCAGCAGTAAGAGCACGTATGTGAGAGTGACGCAAAGACTAACAACGCTGCTGCCAACATATGGTCAAACACCTCTCTTTCAATATCTCCGTGGTATAGCACATAATCTGGAACTGTAG